The proteins below are encoded in one region of Leptotrichia sp. oral taxon 218:
- the csm5 gene encoding type III-A CRISPR-associated RAMP protein Csm5, with translation MNVAKKYNVKLLPLTDIHIGSGKDIEAYEYTVKSGYMYRIDMSEAFDKMNVSEKENFYKILKKNNLFNIRSWIYNNYKEEWGYIYKEKISSEFEKYYKKKIDDRNQANSQLSISEFIGYDNKRYIPGSSIKGALRTAFIYSDFLENEKKYQIKSSYEIKNGKRVYNRKEIDKEAKIMESEVLLAEKEDRYGNKIDKKGEKLGLEPKKDPFKIVKVSDTEEIDSEKFEVVRLKIKEGNLTCEVLNGTYNEIKKTKKVNFEKGINFNIVLTEYSLKDNPMMDYKKNLGIKQILDSLNNKMKNMLDFEIEKERKKDEYNIKGFYEFLKKIFYSFKNKNITLIRIGGYTGFNDKTINLVTTEPIENSRTVFDANHYPIGWALIKVEEVDI, from the coding sequence ATGAATGTAGCAAAAAAATATAATGTGAAATTACTTCCATTGACAGATATTCATATTGGAAGTGGAAAAGACATAGAAGCGTATGAATATACAGTTAAATCTGGGTACATGTATAGAATTGATATGTCCGAAGCTTTTGATAAAATGAATGTTTCTGAAAAAGAGAATTTTTATAAAATACTTAAAAAGAATAACCTTTTTAATATTAGAAGTTGGATATATAATAATTACAAAGAAGAATGGGGATATATTTACAAAGAAAAAATATCTTCTGAATTTGAGAAATATTATAAAAAGAAGATAGATGATAGAAATCAAGCTAATAGTCAGTTAAGTATTTCTGAATTTATTGGATATGATAATAAAAGATATATTCCAGGAAGTTCAATAAAAGGAGCGTTAAGAACAGCTTTCATATACAGTGATTTTTTAGAAAATGAGAAAAAATATCAAATAAAAAGTAGCTATGAAATAAAAAATGGGAAAAGAGTGTATAATCGAAAAGAGATTGATAAAGAAGCTAAAATAATGGAATCAGAGGTTTTATTAGCTGAAAAAGAAGACAGATATGGAAATAAAATAGATAAAAAAGGAGAAAAACTAGGATTAGAACCAAAAAAAGATCCTTTTAAAATAGTGAAAGTCTCTGATACAGAAGAAATAGATTCGGAAAAATTTGAAGTAGTTAGGCTTAAAATAAAAGAAGGAAATTTAACTTGCGAAGTTTTAAATGGAACATACAATGAAATAAAAAAAACTAAAAAAGTGAATTTTGAAAAAGGAATAAACTTTAATATTGTTTTAACAGAGTATTCTTTAAAAGATAATCCGATGATGGATTACAAAAAAAATTTAGGAATAAAACAAATATTGGATTCTTTAAATAATAAAATGAAAAATATGTTAGACTTTGAGATTGAAAAAGAAAGAAAAAAAGATGAATACAATATAAAAGGATTTTATGAATTCTTAAAAAAGATATTTTATAGTTTTAAAAATAAAAATATAACTTTAATAAGAATAGGAGGATATACAGGATTTAACGATAAAACAATAAATTTAGTTACAACTGAACCTATTGAAAATTCAAGAACGGTATTTGATGCAAATCATTATCCTATAGGATGGGCTTTAATAAAAGTAGAAGAGGTAGATATTTGA
- the priA gene encoding primosomal protein N', which translates to MYYYEIYVENNIRLFTYKSEEKYEIGQWCIVNFVNRDKMGLIVNIVKEEKIDFDKKKLKSVIRVAPVLSIPLEIMKLAKWIKNYYLSDFFSVFKTIYPGTLKLNYSKRAIYLKDFDEDFKNLEAQKFNEYMKKRPEVTLNTLKKNFSKEIIEKAIKQKIISVEKKIILNSKISGKKKNKGKIVEKQIILNEEQENAVNTIKNSEKQLFLLKGVTGSGKTEIYINLIKEALKNGYGSIFLVPEISLTTQMIERLEEEFLDEVAILHSKLSDKEKREEWSFIRNGAKKIVIGARSAIFAPVQNLKYIIMDEEHENTYKQENNPRYHTKNVAIKRALLNENTKVKVILGSATPSFESFYQAKQGDLQLIELKKRFKNSKIPKYEIVDLNETTENFSEKLLEEISQTLKKKEQIILILNRKAFSNFLKCKSCQNIPTCPNCSISLTYYKKTNQLKCHYCGYEEHFSGFCKECGSEKMQQMGAGTEKVEEELKEFFPTAKMIRVDSETMKTKSDYEKIYNDFKNQKYDIMLGTQVIAKGLHFPNVTLVGIINADIILNFPDFRAGEKTFQLLTQASGRAGRGSKDGKVIIQTFNENNDVIAKTIENDYEGYYKNELFLRKSFNYPPFGRLIAVVISSKKEDLAQKKANDFYKTISKIVDENMEISENEFISEPFCAPIFKINSRFRYQIYFKFNKENILKIKKIIKKYLAKFNDSNVRITVDVDPVNMM; encoded by the coding sequence ATGTATTATTATGAAATTTATGTAGAAAATAATATAAGACTTTTTACTTACAAATCTGAAGAAAAATATGAAATTGGTCAGTGGTGCATCGTCAATTTTGTAAACCGTGATAAAATGGGACTTATCGTAAATATTGTAAAAGAAGAAAAAATCGATTTTGACAAAAAAAAATTAAAATCCGTCATTCGTGTTGCTCCCGTTCTTTCTATTCCGCTTGAAATAATGAAACTTGCAAAATGGATAAAAAACTATTATTTAAGCGATTTTTTTAGCGTTTTTAAAACTATTTATCCTGGAACATTAAAATTGAATTATTCTAAAAGAGCCATTTATTTGAAAGACTTTGACGAAGATTTTAAAAATTTAGAAGCTCAAAAATTTAATGAATATATGAAAAAAAGACCAGAAGTCACTTTAAATACTTTGAAAAAAAATTTCTCAAAAGAAATTATTGAAAAAGCTATAAAACAAAAAATTATTTCTGTCGAAAAAAAAATTATTTTAAATTCCAAAATTTCAGGAAAAAAAAAGAACAAAGGAAAAATTGTTGAAAAACAAATAATTTTAAATGAAGAGCAGGAAAATGCAGTAAATACTATAAAAAACAGTGAAAAACAACTCTTTTTGTTAAAAGGAGTCACTGGTTCTGGGAAAACAGAAATTTACATCAATCTTATTAAAGAAGCACTTAAAAATGGATATGGAAGCATATTTTTAGTCCCAGAAATTTCTTTGACGACACAGATGATAGAGCGACTCGAAGAAGAATTTTTAGACGAAGTTGCCATTTTGCACAGTAAACTTAGTGACAAAGAAAAGCGAGAAGAATGGTCTTTTATTAGAAATGGTGCCAAAAAAATTGTGATTGGAGCAAGATCTGCCATTTTTGCACCTGTTCAAAACTTAAAGTACATAATTATGGATGAAGAACACGAAAATACTTATAAACAGGAAAATAATCCCCGTTATCACACAAAAAATGTCGCAATAAAAAGAGCGCTTCTAAACGAAAATACAAAAGTAAAAGTTATCTTAGGTTCAGCAACTCCGTCATTTGAGAGTTTTTATCAAGCAAAACAAGGCGATTTGCAGTTAATTGAGCTAAAAAAAAGATTTAAAAATTCTAAAATTCCAAAATATGAAATTGTGGATTTAAATGAAACAACCGAAAATTTTTCAGAAAAGCTATTGGAAGAAATTTCTCAAACTTTAAAGAAAAAAGAGCAGATTATATTGATTTTAAACAGAAAAGCATTTTCAAATTTCTTAAAATGTAAAAGTTGCCAAAATATTCCAACTTGTCCAAATTGTAGTATTTCGCTAACTTACTACAAAAAAACTAATCAGCTGAAATGTCATTACTGCGGATATGAAGAACATTTTAGTGGATTTTGCAAGGAATGTGGCAGCGAAAAAATGCAGCAGATGGGAGCGGGAACTGAAAAAGTTGAAGAAGAATTAAAAGAATTTTTTCCAACTGCAAAAATGATAAGAGTGGATTCCGAAACAATGAAAACTAAAAGTGACTATGAAAAAATTTACAATGATTTTAAAAATCAAAAATACGATATAATGCTGGGAACTCAAGTTATTGCAAAAGGACTTCACTTTCCAAATGTCACATTAGTTGGAATTATCAATGCCGATATAATTTTAAATTTTCCAGATTTTCGTGCCGGAGAAAAAACTTTTCAATTGTTGACACAGGCTTCTGGACGAGCTGGAAGAGGTTCAAAAGATGGAAAAGTCATAATTCAGACATTTAACGAAAATAACGATGTCATTGCTAAAACAATTGAAAATGATTACGAAGGTTATTACAAAAATGAGCTATTTTTGCGAAAATCTTTTAATTATCCGCCTTTTGGCCGACTTATCGCAGTTGTAATTTCTTCAAAAAAAGAAGATTTAGCACAAAAAAAAGCGAATGATTTTTACAAAACTATTTCCAAAATTGTTGACGAAAATATGGAAATATCTGAAAATGAATTTATTTCAGAACCTTTTTGCGCTCCAATTTTTAAAATAAACTCAAGATTTCGTTACCAAATTTATTTTAAGTTTAATAAAGAAAATATATTAAAAATAAAAAAAATTATAAAAAAATATTTGGCTAAATTTAATGACAGTAATGTGAGAATTACAGTTGATGTTGATCCTGTTAATATGATGTAA
- a CDS encoding CRISPR-associated endonuclease Cas6: MKYSILKFKRNEKHSMRDLEKLRGFLADKYKENVLFHNHLSDGYNYSYPKLQYKLIMNTLSVMGIGEEVIEINKKLFEEVDYLNIDGNFIFDIQKELEICDEEIKYTGDKMYEYRFVTPYLPLNEKNYAKYLKREYTLEQAITNNILEVLKGLGIWLDKEDKIYVSQNLEIRSRDLKNVNMIAFIGSFSVNIKFPDYFSIGKRKSIGFGTFIKNNF; encoded by the coding sequence GTGAAATACTCAATATTAAAATTCAAAAGAAACGAAAAACACTCAATGAGAGACCTAGAAAAATTAAGAGGTTTTTTGGCAGATAAATATAAAGAAAATGTATTATTTCATAATCATTTATCAGATGGATATAATTATTCATATCCTAAGTTACAGTATAAATTGATTATGAATACGCTTTCTGTGATGGGAATTGGTGAAGAGGTTATTGAAATAAATAAAAAACTTTTTGAGGAAGTTGATTATTTAAATATTGATGGAAATTTTATTTTTGATATTCAGAAAGAGCTGGAAATATGTGATGAAGAGATAAAATATACAGGCGATAAAATGTATGAGTATAGATTTGTGACGCCTTATTTGCCATTAAATGAAAAAAATTATGCAAAATACTTGAAAAGAGAATATACATTGGAACAAGCCATTACGAATAATATATTAGAAGTTTTAAAAGGATTAGGAATTTGGCTTGATAAAGAAGATAAAATTTATGTATCTCAAAATTTAGAAATAAGGTCAAGAGATTTAAAAAATGTAAATATGATAGCGTTTATTGGGAGTTTTTCTGTGAATATTAAATTTCCAGATTATTTTTCGATTGGAAAAAGAAAAAGTATTGGATTTGGAACTTTTATAAAAAATAATTTTTAA